The genomic window GACTGGCCTGTGGATCATGGCCCAACGTCCCTTGAAACGCACGGGGAACAGAGCTGCATCCTTGTCTTCCGGGGGCATAACCGGCCCCAGACGCTTGAACTGGCGGAAATCATCAGTGGTCGCAAGAGAAACCAGCGGCCCTCCTGGAGAATAGGCTGTATAGGCCACCGCCCAGAGTCCACTCTCCTCCATGTAGGTGATTCTGGGATCCTCTATGCCCCAGAGTTCTTCTGGATGGTTCTCAGGATCAGGAGCCAGGGTAGGCTTCTCATCCATCCGCCAATCGTGCACGCCGTCGCTGCTCCTGGTAACAGTCAGGTGCGAAATACCCCGCCGGTCCTCCACCCTGAGCAAGAGCACTGTCTCCTCACCCACCATAGTAGCCCCGGCATTGAACACTGTGTTGGCAGCGTAAGGAAGATCCTCTACCGTGATAATGGGATTCTGCTCATAACGATGAAAAAGTTCTTCGGCTTTTGTGCTCTCCATCTCCTAAACCCTCAAAACTCCGGAGCCAGTACAACCGGCTTCTTTGACCGTTTGGCTGTTCGCGCCAATCTATAAGCCTGGTTGTATTGCTGGACAACTATCTCCCACGACACAACCTCATCGAGATATCTCTTCAAATTTTCACCAAGCTCCATTCTGAGCTGCTCATCGCAGGCCAGGCGAATCACCTTCCTGCGCAGCATTTCCTTGGTGGTAAAAAGCAATCCCCCCTCGCTCTCGAGAGTCTGAGCAGTAAGCCCCTCCATGGGAGCTGTAGTGATGTAAGGCTTGTTGAGAGCAATAACTCTTGCCAGGGTGCCGGACTGGGTTTCGTCCGTAGAAGGCAGCACAATAAAATCGCAAACCGCCATCATTTTGTAATAGATGTCACCTCTCGGCACAAACTCATAATAGTGAGCAATGCCTTTTCGTTCCAGACGCAGCACCTCCGATTTCCACTCCTCGTAGTCATTCTTGTGGTGGGGATCCCTTATGGTGCCTGCAGCCAGTAGATCCCACTCCTGACCACACGACTGCCTTATCTCCTCATGTATTTCCCCCCACATGGAAAGAAGAATGTCCCACCTCTTATTGGACTGAATCCAGCCGATCATGCCCACCACATGCGCTGCCAGTCCCATTTCTTCCAGACCCAGCTCCTGCCTCAACTGAGGAACTTCATGTACGCCCCACCGTTTGTCCGGCCTGGCGCCATGAGGCACCACCATAATGTTCTGAGGTGTTGCCCAGCCATAGCCCGGAAAAATCCAGTCCAGCCGCCACTTCTGATAGTGGCACTTGAACAACACCACGTCACTACGCTGACAAAGGTTGTAAATGAAGTTGGCTTCCACCTTCCGGAGACGTCCGTGAACCGTGTGTGGTTCCACTACAGTCGGATAATCGCTTATTGCCTCCAGTAGAGTGAGAAAGCCCTCATTGTTATCTCCGATGCCGCGATGATCCACGTATTCATAAAGGCCATACTCATGTTGCAGATGTACTGCATATGGCTGCAGTTCTGTTATTTTCTCAGCAACCGGCTTCCACCAATCGTGTCGACTCATGTCAATAAGAGGGAATACCCCTCTGCCGCGACCGTCTGTGTGGCTTATGACCAGGACTTCACGCTGTGGATTTGCCTTCTGGATAAACTCTCGGGCTTCTTCAGTAAAAGTAGCTATACCGCACAACCGAGGCGGGTAAGAACTGATCATTACGATGGGTCCTGAAGCCATATGATCCTCTGGTTTTCCGGCAATCAGCAACTCTGCTTGCTGCTCCTCGGAGCTGTCAGGCGCCTAGCGCCACGGCTGCCATGCCCCGTTTCGTCAGCTGGCAGGTACAGCGGTTTTTTTGCCGCAACCGTAAGCGAATGCCTATATGGACTTCGTCACCGTAGCCATAACCGAGTGTTCATGACTGGACAACGCAGGCTAAAGCCTGCGCCTACCAACATGTTGCCAGGACCTCAGCGAATAACTGATAACTGATAACCTCAAACATCCTTCCCAATGGAAAATGCTTTTCCCAGGTATTTGCCGACTCCATGATAACTGACGATTTCAGGACCGAAGATAATCGGTTTTATCCTGTCTATTTCGGGCAAGCCGTGGCTGCCGATTACCTCCTCGTCCGCCTTCACATCAACAATCTCTCCTATGAACTGCGTGTGCAGGCCGATTTCCACTGTCTTGATGAGCTTGCATTCCAGAATCAAGGGAAACTCTTCCACAAAGGGAGCATCCACATATTGGCCTCTGACAGGGGTGAGGCCGGAAGCCGCAAACTTGTCTTCCCGCTTGCCTGAGGCAATACCAAAGTAATCCACCACCTTCACGTGCTCTTCTGACGGCACGTTCACTGTGAAGGCTTGCCTGTTGACAATGTTGCCATACGAATACGTTGCTCGCCGCAGGGAAACCCCGATACAGGGCGGTTTCGAACAGCAGATTCCTGCCCAGGCGGCTGTCATCACGTTGGGCTTGCCCTGATCGTCGTAGGTGCCAATCACCCACACCGGTGTGGGGTAAGCCACGGTCTGGGCCCCAATGGATTTCTTCATGTTCACTCTCCTTCCCTGGCCACTTCTGAAGAGTAGTTCTCTTTGCTGGACGCTGCAGTGATACGGCCCGAAGTCACCTCTTCTTTTTTTGCTGTACTGCCTCCTTTCATGGTGGGCTTCTCTATGCTCATGAAGATCTTGCCGTTTTTGAAAATAGTCACTGTTCCAGTGGATTCAGAAATCACTATGGCAGTGGCCTTGGTAACCTCGGTAATGGCAGCTGCAGCTGCATGTCTCGCTCCCCATCCCTGCGGGAATTCTTCATGCTTGCTGGCCACGTTCAGATATCGTCCTCCAGCTATTACTATGCCGCTCTTGCTGATTACAAAGGCACCGTCGATGGAGGAAAGTTCTTTTATGGTTTCTCTGGTTTCCGGGTGAAATATAGACCTCTTTTCTTCTGGATGGCCCTCGAAGGGATTGAAGATAAGCTGGCGCGACAAACGCAAGACTTCCTCGTGATCTCCAAGCACGAAAATCGTCCCAACCGGCTTGCCCTCTCTTCCTTCGTTGGCAAGTTCTATGGCGAGGAAAAGGAGAGATTCGAAAATGGCGGCTTGAAGATCCTGGCTGAATTCAGACGTCTTGACCGGGGTGAGCAATTCAAATTCCTCCCCCACTTCCACCACCATAATGGTATCCACCGTGTGGCTATCTTTAGGCCCGGTGAGACATATGAGAATATCTCCCATCTCGAGAAGCCCCTGGGAGAGAGCAGTGATTACGGCTATTTTGACCCGGCCCACACGATCCAGCTCGATCTTTGGCACCCGCAAGGTGTCGAGAGCCAGCTCATGGGCGCACTCACTGCCTGCGCCATCTTTCTGCACCAGAATCGGCCTCACAGTACTGTCTAGTCTGGTGAGTGCAGTAAAATCGTGCAGGCAGTCAGCATAGATCAGCACCGCTCTCGCCTGAATAACCTTTGCCAGATCCAACGCCATATTCAGCATGTGCGAGGTAACATCAATCATGAGGTGCTATCTTTCCTTTTTGTTGGGCAACTCATCAGCGCCTGAATTCTTGTTTTTCTATTATACAGTTCTCTGGGATCTGCCTGGCCGCAAGGCCTCTTTCTTTTTTACCTCATACTCCCCAGCTGCAGCTTCTCCTGGCCCCACCTGCTCTGTTCTCTTGCCGGTCATGGCAAGCACGCTCTTTGCCTGCATCTTGGCGGAGTCACTGGCCGCTGTCTCCTCCATGCCCAGGTAGGCGCTCTGCTGCGCCAGGGTCAGCAAAGCAATGAGAAAACAGATGGTGGATTCTGCCCCCTGATTCAGGCTTATGCCGTCTGAGTCGAGCCCATCGGCACAGGCTGCCGTCTCAAAATCATACAGAGGCGCCTTGAGTCGATTCTTGCCAAGAAACCAGGCAAAGGCTGCCTGGGCCAGTTCCAGATATTTTTCCTCTGTGGTGATCTGGTAGGCAGTAGTGTAGGCCTCCACCAGGTAGCCGGCATCAATGGGCTGTTGACCGAAGATCGCCTTTTGCCCATCTCGTGGATACCAACCCTCATTTCCCACCAGGTCGAACATATTGCCGTCATACTGTATGGCAGTGAGAAAATCGAGAGATTCCAGGCCGGTCTTGAGATAATCATCCTTTCCGGTCACCTGGTATGCCAGCAAAAGTGCCTGTGGAAGCTTGGCGTTGCCGTAGGTGACCACAGGTTCAAACCATTGCCACTGTGCTTGACGACACTGTTCGTACTGGGCCAGGAGCCGATCAGCCAGAGCCACCAGGCGGTTGCGCATACCTCTCGCCCCGGGATATCTCTGCAAGAAACCGTGCAGGCCACAAATCGCATAGGCCATACTCCTCGGGTAGTGGAGAGACATGTCGGCCACGGCCCTGTCAAACACCTGTCGAGCAAATGCTCGAAAGCTCTTGTTGGGACCAAACCTGACTGCACTGCCAAGCCCCCACAGCACCCGACCAAAGGTGTCCTCGCTGCCCTCTTCATCAAGAAAATTGCGGCGAAAATCCATAAAATTATGAAACCTGCCATTGTCCAGCTGGGCATCGCCAAGGAAGGCAAGATAAATCCTGGCCAATCTCAGGGCCTCCGGATCCTGTTTTTGCTGGTAATACATGAGAACTGCCGCCAGGGCCCGGCCCACATCATCTGCAGAATAACCGTGTTTGCGCTCTGGAATGCCGCACCGTGCATGTTGGATCAGTCCAGTGGTATCAGTAAGGGCAATAAGATGGTCCAGGCGCATTTCAGGGAGAGTTGCCCCTCTTCTTCTGTCTGCTCGGATTCTCCTATATTCTGGCAGCGGCACGAAGCTCTGCAGAGACTCATTGAAGAGCTCGAGATACTGACGGGCAACCTCTTTCCAGATCATCTTTCTGCCAAGGTCGTAAGCATTTTTCCGCAGCAGATGCCGCTTCGGTTCATCTTCCACCAGGTCGAGAATAGCCCGGGATATGCCTTCCTGATCCCCAAAATCTACCAGAAGCCCCCGGTCCTCTGCGAGCATTTCCTGAGCATACCAGTAGGGTGTGGAAATCACAGCCTTTCCCATACCCATGGCATAGGCCAGGGTACCACTGACGATTTGTTCTCTGTTCAGATAAGGGGTAATGTAGATGTCACAGGCACCGATAAATTCACAAAGCTCTGCCAGGGTAACGAAACGATTGTGAAAAATCACGTGCTCTTCAAGGCCGAGCTCACGCACCTGCTGTTCCAGACGAATGCGGTATTGCTCGCCAAACCTGCGTTTGATTTCTGGGTGAGTGGCTCCCAGTACAATATACACTATGCGTGGATACCGCTCGACAACCCGGGGCAGAGCGCTGATTACGGTCTCGATCCCCTTGTTCGGATTCAATAGGCCAAAGGTCAGCAGGACGATGCGGCCTTCCACATGGAACTTGTCCTTGTAATAATTTGGATCCACAAAAGGAACATCTGGAATTCCATGGGGAATGAAGCGGATCTTCTTTTCAGGTATACGGTACACCTTCTGCAGGAGCTCTACCGCCAGCTTGCTCATGACCACTATGCGGTGTGACAGAGAGCACACCTCTCGAAGGGCCCAGTTGTAACGGGGAGTGGGGTTCTTCAGA from Deltaproteobacteria bacterium includes these protein-coding regions:
- a CDS encoding glycosidase is translated as MESTKAEELFHRYEQNPIITVEDLPYAANTVFNAGATMVGEETVLLLRVEDRRGISHLTVTRSSDGVHDWRMDEKPTLAPDPENHPEELWGIEDPRITYMEESGLWAVAYTAYSPGGPLVSLATTDDFRQFKRLGPVMPPEDKDAALFPVRFKGRWAMIHRPVSTFPATGAHIWISFSPDLKHWGDHCILIRARKGGWWDANKIGLSPPPLRTEQGWLILYHGVRSTASGSIYRLGLALLDLENPCKVIARSDEWVFGPEENYEVFGDVDKVVFPCGWTLIGDTLRLYYGGADTCIALATASLTELLCWLKKQSAS
- a CDS encoding glycosyltransferase; the protein is MASGPIVMISSYPPRLCGIATFTEEAREFIQKANPQREVLVISHTDGRGRGVFPLIDMSRHDWWKPVAEKITELQPYAVHLQHEYGLYEYVDHRGIGDNNEGFLTLLEAISDYPTVVEPHTVHGRLRKVEANFIYNLCQRSDVVLFKCHYQKWRLDWIFPGYGWATPQNIMVVPHGARPDKRWGVHEVPQLRQELGLEEMGLAAHVVGMIGWIQSNKRWDILLSMWGEIHEEIRQSCGQEWDLLAAGTIRDPHHKNDYEEWKSEVLRLERKGIAHYYEFVPRGDIYYKMMAVCDFIVLPSTDETQSGTLARVIALNKPYITTAPMEGLTAQTLESEGGLLFTTKEMLRRKVIRLACDEQLRMELGENLKRYLDEVVSWEIVVQQYNQAYRLARTAKRSKKPVVLAPEF
- a CDS encoding flavin reductase family protein is translated as MKKSIGAQTVAYPTPVWVIGTYDDQGKPNVMTAAWAGICCSKPPCIGVSLRRATYSYGNIVNRQAFTVNVPSEEHVKVVDYFGIASGKREDKFAASGLTPVRGQYVDAPFVEEFPLILECKLIKTVEIGLHTQFIGEIVDVKADEEVIGSHGLPEIDRIKPIIFGPEIVSYHGVGKYLGKAFSIGKDV
- a CDS encoding DNA integrity scanning protein DisA nucleotide-binding domain protein; its protein translation is MIDVTSHMLNMALDLAKVIQARAVLIYADCLHDFTALTRLDSTVRPILVQKDGAGSECAHELALDTLRVPKIELDRVGRVKIAVITALSQGLLEMGDILICLTGPKDSHTVDTIMVVEVGEEFELLTPVKTSEFSQDLQAAIFESLLFLAIELANEGREGKPVGTIFVLGDHEEVLRLSRQLIFNPFEGHPEEKRSIFHPETRETIKELSSIDGAFVISKSGIVIAGGRYLNVASKHEEFPQGWGARHAAAAAITEVTKATAIVISESTGTVTIFKNGKIFMSIEKPTMKGGSTAKKEEVTSGRITAASSKENYSSEVAREGE
- a CDS encoding glycosyltransferase; the protein is SLQDYRSAAEFINLSGVQLVSLQHEFGIFGGPEGTHILQLMSELKKPVITTLHTVLKNPTPRYNWALREVCSLSHRIVVMSKLAVELLQKVYRIPEKKIRFIPHGIPDVPFVDPNYYKDKFHVEGRIVLLTFGLLNPNKGIETVISALPRVVERYPRIVYIVLGATHPEIKRRFGEQYRIRLEQQVRELGLEEHVIFHNRFVTLAELCEFIGACDIYITPYLNREQIVSGTLAYAMGMGKAVISTPYWYAQEMLAEDRGLLVDFGDQEGISRAILDLVEDEPKRHLLRKNAYDLGRKMIWKEVARQYLELFNESLQSFVPLPEYRRIRADRRRGATLPEMRLDHLIALTDTTGLIQHARCGIPERKHGYSADDVGRALAAVLMYYQQKQDPEALRLARIYLAFLGDAQLDNGRFHNFMDFRRNFLDEEGSEDTFGRVLWGLGSAVRFGPNKSFRAFARQVFDRAVADMSLHYPRSMAYAICGLHGFLQRYPGARGMRNRLVALADRLLAQYEQCRQAQWQWFEPVVTYGNAKLPQALLLAYQVTGKDDYLKTGLESLDFLTAIQYDGNMFDLVGNEGWYPRDGQKAIFGQQPIDAGYLVEAYTTAYQITTEEKYLELAQAAFAWFLGKNRLKAPLYDFETAACADGLDSDGISLNQGAESTICFLIALLTLAQQSAYLGMEETAASDSAKMQAKSVLAMTGKRTEQVGPGEAAAGEYEVKKKEALRPGRSQRTV